The Acetivibrio saccincola genome window below encodes:
- the glmM gene encoding phosphoglucosamine mutase — protein MGMLFGTDGVRGVANKDLTVELAYKLGQAGAYVLTSELNSSPKVLVGMDTRISGDMLKSALVAGLCSVGADAVYLGVVPTPAVAYLVRKYKADAGVVISASHNSYEFNGIKFFNNEGYKLPDEIEDRIESIILNNSEEISLPIGDKLGREIAVETAVDDYVEYIKSTVDGDFKTLKIALDCANGAAFKAAPKALRELGAEVFVLNERPDGININKNCGSTHMEELKEFVKKTGADAGLAFDGDADRVLAVDEEGNVVDGDQIMAILGLDLKKKGKLSKDTIVATVMSNLGLDMMAKKENINILKTKVGDRYVLECMLENGYVLGGEQSGHIIFLQHNTTGDGLLTGVQLLNVLKSSGKKLSELASVMQVLPQVLRNAKVKNEKKNSYLDDEVVSDMCKKLEEEFKGEGRVLVRASGTEPLIRVMIEGKDQEYITKKAEELAKVIEERLG, from the coding sequence TTGGGAATGCTTTTTGGAACTGATGGTGTAAGAGGTGTAGCAAACAAGGATTTAACTGTTGAACTGGCGTATAAGCTGGGTCAGGCAGGTGCTTATGTTTTGACTTCTGAGTTAAACAGCAGTCCTAAGGTGCTTGTGGGTATGGATACAAGAATATCAGGGGATATGTTAAAATCAGCTCTTGTGGCAGGTCTTTGTTCTGTAGGGGCAGATGCTGTATATCTTGGTGTGGTACCCACTCCAGCTGTGGCATATCTTGTAAGAAAATATAAAGCAGATGCAGGTGTTGTTATTTCTGCTTCTCACAACTCTTATGAATTTAATGGAATAAAGTTTTTTAATAATGAAGGTTACAAATTGCCAGATGAGATTGAGGATAGGATAGAATCAATTATTCTTAATAATTCTGAAGAAATTTCCCTCCCTATAGGTGATAAGTTGGGAAGAGAAATTGCAGTAGAAACTGCAGTGGATGACTATGTTGAGTACATAAAAAGTACAGTTGACGGTGACTTTAAAACATTAAAAATTGCATTGGATTGTGCTAACGGAGCGGCATTTAAGGCAGCACCTAAGGCGCTTAGGGAATTGGGGGCAGAGGTTTTTGTTTTAAATGAAAGACCGGATGGAATTAACATAAACAAAAATTGCGGCTCTACACATATGGAAGAGCTGAAGGAGTTTGTTAAAAAGACCGGTGCGGATGCAGGTCTTGCCTTTGACGGGGATGCAGACAGGGTTCTTGCAGTTGATGAAGAAGGCAACGTTGTGGACGGGGATCAAATAATGGCTATCTTAGGATTGGACCTAAAGAAAAAAGGGAAGCTTTCAAAAGATACAATTGTTGCAACTGTAATGAGCAATCTGGGTCTTGATATGATGGCAAAAAAGGAAAACATAAATATTCTTAAGACAAAAGTAGGGGACAGATATGTTTTGGAATGCATGTTAGAAAACGGCTATGTACTAGGCGGCGAACAATCAGGTCATATTATATTTTTGCAGCACAATACTACAGGAGATGGACTTTTAACCGGTGTACAGCTTTTGAATGTTTTAAAATCTTCAGGGAAAAAACTGTCGGAGCTTGCTTCTGTAATGCAAGTACTGCCTCAGGTTCTAAGAAATGCAAAAGTCAAAAACGAAAAAAAGAACTCATATCTTGATGATGAAGTGGTTTCTGATATGTGCAAAAAATTAGAAGAAGAATTTAAAGGTGAAGGCAGGGTGCTGGTAAGAGCATCTGGCACGGAGCCACTCATACGTGTAATGATCGAAGGAAAAGACCAGGAATACATTACAAAAAAGGCAGAGGAACTGGCAAAGGTCATAGAAGAGAGGCTTGGTTGA
- the glmS gene encoding glutamine--fructose-6-phosphate transaminase (isomerizing) — translation MCGIVGYVGNKEVAPILINGLKKLEYRGYDSVGMAVLDDSNLTVLKCKGKLAILEEKMSQNYPKGFIGLGHTRWATHGKPSDINSHPHVSKSGKIAVVHNGIIENYLELKEFLETKGYEFVSETDTEVVGNLVEYNYKGDLVKAVIETLNEIEGSYALGIMCTDCPEMFVAVKKDSALVVGLGKDGNYVASDIPAILDYTRDVYILDDKEVVVLTADNVKVYNNLGVEVKKEVFKVTWDVAAAEKAGYEHFMMKEICEEPKAIKDTIGPRIKNGRVVLDDIELTEEYVKNIGKIHIVACGTAYHAGVIAKYIIEKTARIPVEVDVASEFRYRDPIVTDKDMAIIISQSGETLDTLFALREAKKKGARVLSIVNVVESTIARESDDVLYTWAGPEIAIASTKAYNAQLCALYLLTLELAYKRGCMSEEQYKNIIEGLQTIPDAIEDILGNKGAIQRFASSHCNVKNIFFIGRGLDYALSMEGSLKLKEVSYIHSEAYAGGELKHGTIALIEDGTLVVCPVTQDDLMDKMISNIKEVKARGATVLAIARESNEQVHKVADEVFTIPDVDPFIAPVAAVTPLQLFAYYMAVVKGCDVDKPRNLTKSVTVE, via the coding sequence ATGTGTGGAATAGTTGGATATGTAGGTAATAAAGAGGTAGCGCCAATACTTATAAACGGTCTTAAGAAACTGGAATACAGAGGTTATGATTCTGTAGGGATGGCTGTTTTAGATGACAGTAATTTGACGGTATTAAAATGCAAAGGAAAACTTGCGATTTTAGAGGAAAAAATGTCTCAAAATTATCCTAAGGGGTTTATAGGACTAGGTCATACCAGATGGGCAACTCACGGAAAACCCAGTGATATAAATTCACATCCCCATGTTAGCAAATCAGGAAAGATAGCCGTTGTACATAACGGCATAATAGAGAATTATTTAGAGCTAAAGGAGTTTTTAGAGACAAAAGGATATGAATTTGTTTCTGAAACAGATACTGAAGTGGTAGGAAATTTAGTTGAATACAACTATAAAGGTGATTTAGTAAAAGCTGTTATTGAAACTTTAAATGAAATAGAGGGTTCATATGCCCTTGGAATTATGTGTACCGATTGTCCTGAAATGTTTGTGGCAGTAAAAAAGGACAGTGCGTTGGTAGTGGGACTTGGAAAAGATGGAAATTATGTGGCGTCTGATATTCCGGCGATATTAGATTATACCAGGGATGTCTATATTTTAGATGATAAAGAAGTTGTAGTGCTGACTGCTGATAATGTAAAGGTTTATAATAATCTTGGTGTTGAAGTAAAAAAAGAAGTGTTTAAGGTAACCTGGGATGTTGCAGCTGCAGAAAAAGCAGGCTATGAACACTTTATGATGAAGGAAATATGTGAAGAGCCTAAGGCGATAAAGGACACAATAGGTCCTAGGATAAAAAACGGAAGAGTAGTGTTGGATGATATAGAATTAACCGAAGAGTATGTTAAAAATATAGGGAAAATACACATTGTTGCATGTGGAACGGCTTATCATGCAGGAGTTATAGCTAAATATATAATAGAAAAGACAGCAAGAATCCCTGTGGAAGTGGATGTTGCTTCTGAATTCAGGTACAGGGATCCTATTGTTACAGATAAAGATATGGCTATTATAATAAGCCAGTCAGGTGAGACATTAGATACCCTCTTTGCATTGAGAGAGGCAAAGAAAAAAGGTGCGAGGGTACTTTCTATAGTTAACGTTGTAGAAAGTACAATTGCCAGGGAGTCGGATGACGTTTTATATACCTGGGCGGGACCGGAAATTGCAATTGCTTCAACTAAGGCTTATAATGCACAGCTTTGTGCATTGTACCTTTTGACTTTGGAATTGGCGTATAAGAGAGGTTGTATGAGTGAAGAGCAGTATAAAAATATAATTGAAGGCCTTCAGACTATTCCGGATGCTATTGAAGATATATTAGGAAACAAGGGAGCGATACAGCGATTTGCTTCTTCCCACTGCAATGTAAAAAATATATTCTTTATTGGAAGAGGTCTTGATTATGCACTTTCTATGGAAGGTTCTTTAAAGCTTAAAGAAGTATCTTATATACATTCTGAGGCTTATGCAGGAGGAGAACTAAAACACGGGACCATTGCCCTTATTGAAGATGGTACGCTGGTTGTATGTCCTGTAACCCAGGATGACCTTATGGATAAGATGATAAGCAATATAAAGGAAGTTAAAGCAAGAGGGGCAACTGTTTTAGCAATAGCAAGGGAGAGCAACGAACAAGTTCATAAAGTTGCAGATGAGGTTTTCACAATACCTGATGTTGATCCTTTCATAGCACCTGTTGCAGCAGTAACTCCATTGCAGCTTTTTGCATACTACATGGCTGTGGTGAAGGGATGCGATGTTGATAAGCCAAGGAACTTGACAAAGAGTGTGACTGTTGAGTAG
- a CDS encoding NAD(P)/FAD-dependent oxidoreductase — MKILVYNLKMNLDDTIYDLKKVTSKKIGVSERDFASFKIVKESIDARKKPHINIVYSVMVETDRKIRIPSKGDIRVLEDVLKKPFVYGSIKIRERPVVIGSGPAGLFASLILAQNGYKPLLLERGECVEKRTQIVNSFWAGGKLDEETNVQFGEGGAGTFSDGKLTTRINDKRSEMVLEEFYKSGAPEEILYKAKPHIGTDVLKKVVCNMRKRIIDLGGEVRFNAKVTDFLIKDGKIEGVKVNNYEEIHSQVVVLAIGHSARDTFEVLYNRGVKFVQKPFSIGVRIEHPQELINYAMYGDAAKHPRLGAADYQIFKKFSKRTVYSFCMCPGGVVVGAASEPETVLTNGMSEFARDRENANSALVVSVGPEDFENSHPLAGVEFQRRWERLAFQCGGRNYAAPVQRLGDFINGRVTRKLGSVKPSYTGKTEFSDLNYCLPPYVTDLLKKSIAFFDAKINGFGIEDAVLTGVETRTSSPVRILRDDNLEALDIRGLYPAGEGAGYAGGIVSAAVDGIRIAEKIMETYSNESL, encoded by the coding sequence ATGAAAATACTGGTATATAATTTAAAAATGAATTTAGATGATACAATATATGATTTAAAAAAAGTCACTTCAAAAAAAATAGGAGTTAGTGAGAGGGATTTTGCCTCATTTAAAATAGTTAAAGAATCTATTGATGCCAGAAAAAAACCTCATATTAATATTGTTTATTCTGTCATGGTTGAAACGGACAGAAAAATAAGAATTCCTTCAAAGGGCGATATAAGGGTTTTAGAGGATGTCTTGAAAAAGCCTTTTGTTTACGGGAGCATAAAGATTAGAGAAAGGCCGGTAGTTATAGGTTCCGGGCCTGCAGGTTTGTTTGCCTCCCTTATACTGGCCCAAAACGGCTATAAGCCTCTTTTACTCGAAAGAGGGGAATGTGTGGAAAAACGGACACAAATAGTTAATTCATTTTGGGCAGGAGGGAAGCTGGATGAAGAGACAAATGTGCAGTTTGGGGAAGGTGGGGCAGGAACTTTTTCAGACGGCAAACTTACCACCAGAATAAATGATAAGCGCTCAGAGATGGTTTTGGAGGAATTTTATAAATCCGGTGCTCCTGAGGAAATACTGTATAAGGCAAAGCCACATATAGGCACCGATGTACTTAAAAAAGTGGTTTGTAATATGAGAAAGAGAATTATAGACCTTGGGGGAGAAGTAAGGTTTAATGCAAAAGTAACGGATTTTTTAATAAAGGACGGCAAAATTGAAGGGGTTAAAGTCAATAATTATGAAGAAATTCATTCCCAGGTTGTGGTGCTGGCCATAGGTCACAGTGCAAGGGATACCTTTGAAGTGCTTTATAATAGAGGTGTTAAGTTTGTTCAAAAGCCATTTTCCATAGGTGTAAGAATCGAGCATCCACAAGAGCTAATTAATTATGCCATGTATGGAGATGCTGCAAAACATCCAAGACTTGGGGCTGCAGATTATCAGATATTTAAAAAGTTTTCCAAAAGGACGGTATACTCTTTTTGTATGTGTCCTGGAGGGGTTGTGGTTGGGGCGGCGTCAGAGCCTGAAACTGTTTTAACTAACGGGATGAGTGAGTTTGCCAGGGACAGGGAAAATGCCAACAGTGCACTGGTGGTTTCGGTAGGACCTGAGGATTTTGAAAACTCCCATCCTTTAGCCGGGGTTGAGTTTCAAAGGAGATGGGAAAGGCTGGCCTTTCAATGTGGTGGGAGAAATTATGCGGCTCCCGTTCAAAGGCTAGGAGATTTTATAAATGGCAGGGTGACAAGGAAATTAGGTAGTGTTAAGCCTTCATATACAGGGAAGACGGAGTTTTCAGATTTGAATTATTGTCTACCGCCTTATGTTACAGATTTATTAAAAAAGTCCATTGCCTTCTTTGATGCAAAAATAAATGGGTTTGGCATTGAAGATGCTGTTTTGACGGGGGTTGAAACCAGGACTTCTTCGCCGGTCAGGATTTTAAGGGATGATAATTTAGAGGCTTTGGACATAAGAGGACTTTACCCTGCAGGGGAAGGGGCAGGTTATGCCGGCGGTATAGTAAGTGCAGCTGTAGATGGCATAAGAATAGCGGAAAAGATAATGGAAACTTACTCTAATGAAAGTTTATAA